The following DNA comes from Salvia splendens isolate huo1 chromosome 17, SspV2, whole genome shotgun sequence.
TTTTAGGCATGCCTGGCATGACAGCTTATGTTGGTTTTTTCGAGTTTTGCTCTCCCAAAAAGGGGGAAACTGTGTATGTCTCTGCTGCATCCGGAGCTGTTGGTCAGCTCATTGGTCAGTTTGCAAAGACCGCTGGTTGTTACGTTGTTGGGAGTGCAGGGAGCAAAGAAAAGGTTAGAATCTAATGGCTTATCGAAAACTTATTAGATTGGTTGTCGATTTCACAACAAAAAAACGCGAATCAGTGACGGAATTAGTGACAGCAGCGGAAATTTGAAGAAGTAGTGACGAATAAGTGACTGAAAACCGTCAGTCACTAATTGGTTACAGAATAGTTTATCACTAATCCGAATTTACCAGTGTGGCCGCCTTTGATTTCTGTCATTGTAACTTAAGTGACGGATTTGTCCGCCACTATATTTTTTGCTAACAAGCTTTGTATTGACGGATGTGTCAATACTTAACCAGTCACTAAATCTGTTAAGTGCCTAAATTTCGGGGATTATGACGGAATTATCCGTCACTAAATTGCGAGTTTTTTGTTGTGTTATGTGCTATTTTTCTTCTGTGGCAAGTTTATGTTCACATTTGATGAACAATTCGGCTGTTGCATTGATGAAGGTCGGTCTCTTGAAGAACAAATTAGGGTTTGACGAAGCATTCAACTACAAAGAAGAGCAAGACTATGATGCAGCGTTGAAGAGGTGACCTTTTGCCTCCCTATGATCTATCATTGCTATAAAAATGTGTTTTAACATTGAAAaatagttagtaatttaacacacaatacacatatttatgttcttatataagaaaaaaatccTTTTGTATCCAACACAAATTTCATAAAAACTAGAAAAAAACCATGAAGTATGGATCAGTTCGCAATCATCCCACTTCTGTGGATAACAAatccaaatatataatttttttggttagtttttttgaaataattagaccaaattttatagtttttcGGGCAATTTATCGTTATATAGATAATACTCACAGATTTGTGTTGTTGTTCATAAGGTACTTCCCCGATGGCATAGACATCTACTTTGACAACGTGGGAGGGAAGATGCTCGAAGCAGTGCTAAACAACATGAGACTCCACGGCCGTGTTGCACTTTGTGGGATGATCTCCCAATACAACAGCCTTGAGCAGTCCGAAGGCGTCCACAACTTGTTTAACGTAATAATAAAACGGGTCCGTATGGAAGGATTTTTCACTATCGACCACTACCATCTCTACCCCAAGTTCCTGGAGATGGTTGTGCCTCTAATCAATGAAGAGAAGATCACATACGTCGAAGACATAGCCGAAGGCATTGAAAGCGCGCCTGGGGCTCTCGTTGGCTTATTCTCCGGTGTCAACGTCGGGAAGCAGGTGGTGGTGGTTGCTCGTGAGTAATTCTGTTTTCGCAGAGTGAATCATCGGAAATAAGCACAGACTTAAATGCGGTTATAATCATGAATTCGATGTATTGTTATTAATTGAAACAGGAAGGACTTAAATAAGGTTAATCATCCCAAATAACACAATCTGTATTGCAACTTTATTGATTTTCAAATTATTGCACAAATTAAGAGACAACACCTCCAATCCTCCATTTCTTATTTATCTCTTCCCTTCACTATTCAGGGCtcagtattttattttctatttaatttatttattataaaacttaattaaaatatgctcgggatttttgaattttaactTCCATAGATGTCTctggtagggatgtcaatcgggtcagCCTAGTGGGTTTCACGCCAACCCTACCAGAGTTATGGGTCAATCTggtgcgggctaatcgagtATTGgttttttttcgggttatagAAGTTCAACCATAACCCTAAAAACATGGGTTTCGGGATAGCCCAatgggttaatcgggttgctaccgataaattTAACATGTGatcaaagcaataaataatgttgaaaattagctatatttataaaatgtaaaacatttaattatgataaatttgagatataggCTTAAATCAAACATAAACACGATTAAATacaatatttgagatttatgccaaataaaacataaacatcaaaaAATTCCAAAgcatattttagaattttaattgtttttcttagtgaatttgaagtttttagtttatttcatctattattatattaacaaactttagtatataatttatatatttaatataaaattgaaagttattttttagttatctttattataaaataatcaatgaagtgttgaATTAGGAGTCAAACAAATCGGGCCAACCCTTTAGTTTTCGGGTCAGACCTTAACGAGTTGCTGGTTattcgggtgcgggctaatcaaACTGTAATTTATCTAGCTAATATTTATCATGGCGTTAGAGCAGGAATGTTCTTGGCTCAGAAAAAATTCATCATAGCCGAATACCGATCTCGACCCTTTTCTAGGCCAAATCCAAACGAGAAAAGCAGATCTTAAACACCAGAAATCATGTCAGACGACAAAGAAGATATCAAAACCGATCCAGAATAATCAACAAGCCTGAAAAATAGCAAGAATGTTACCATAGCATTCAAGCTAAACGGAAAGAAATACCCGTTGTGGTCCAGACTAATGAAAGTCAAGATTGGAGGCCGAGGAGCCTACTCCTACATCCGAAACGACCCGCCGGAACAAGGGAGCTGAGGATATGAAGAATGGGAGGAGAACGATTTGGTGGTCTTCATGTGGATCGTCGATAACATCGAGAATGATATTATCGCCGACTTTGCCCACCATCAGACATCGAAGGCTTTGTGGGACAGCCTCACCGTGACTTTTGAGAGCAAGGCAGACCCATACTTGATTAGGGCTGGAGAAAATTaccgaaaaaatgatatatcgcccgtatcgtattgaaaaatatcgaaaaattatcaaattttcggtatatcgtaagttttcgatacgatacaaTACTGTAttgtaagttttcgatacgataacgatatgaatttcatTATACCGcgatatattattttatatcaaatatacgatatatatcgatattttcggtCTTGCCGAATTATATCGAAAATCAACACATATTGAATTATTGATATATACCGTATATATcgaaatatattgaaatttcaATACGATATTGAAGTATCGATCTTTGATATAACGTTCTGAATGGTATATCGAATTTcagtacgatatatcgaaatatcgatacggtAATGATATTGATATTTTCCATATCAAAAGTTCGATATATcaaaactttcgatacgataacgatatgaaattcttccATACCggtattttcgatacgatacacGTTACAATGTTTttgatacgatatatcgtattgACCCACCCCTATACTTGATCTATGACCTGGAAGACAaagtgataaacatcaaacaaGCGGAACTCGATCTAGAGACGTATTACCGGAGAATCCACGGGTTGTGGATCAATATCGACCGCTGCCAGAAGCAGTCCGTCACCTGCTGCGATAAATGAGTAACACAGTACAGAACGCATTCAAATAGCAAACGGTTAATCAAATTCCTAATCGCCCTGAATCAGGAATACAATTCCATCCGACGAGACATAATGAAGAAGGAGCCTCTCCCATCAGTAGAGGCGGCCTACGGTTGGGTAAAGACAGAGGCGGCTCGACACCGGATCATGCCACGAACGTCCGCCTCACCCACCATGGAAACCCTCTGCGAAAATGCCGGCGATTCATTATTTGCGGAAATCGGGAGCAGATTTGTTGCTCACAGCCAGCGCCCACAAAATAGGAGCGGGCCGCCGCGCCCCACCACTACCGGCTGACCGGGAAACAGGCCGGATAAGTCCTCCCTTTGGTGCACCCACTACTAGACACCAAGACACACGTACGAGACGTGTTTAAAATGATTGAGGTACCTCGATTGGTGGGAAGAGAGGCAGAAAGCAAGGGGAACTCAATATCAGGCGAAAATGGCGGTGGGTTTTTCCGATGACCGGCAGCCACAGAATCAACAGAACGGAGGTCAGGGAGGACAAGGGGGATCAACGACGAATCTGGATGCCTCGTCTAGCGGCGGCAGCCTGCGGGGGATAGGGAATTATGTCGAACGAACGGAGGCAGCGCCGAcaggaggtaaagggtttggttTTAAACCAAACCCTAAGACTTTTAAGTTTATTCGGTCTTTACCCCATAAATGTGATGAATTAGGAATAAGACCCCATTTTATTGAAACTGAACCCCCAGACTATCCAAATTTATACATTGATTCCATATGTGCTCAGAAATATGACTTATGCCCCAAACTTGAGAAAAATCATGAATTATTTCCCAATTATGTGTCGAAAAATTCGTTTGTACCCCTAGAAAATTTATCTGATGCGTTTCATGTTAAAAAGGGGTAGATACAACGAATGGTTGGATTTTTTACTGTGGGGCGACGGACACTATGACCCCTGAAAAGAGATGATTTTAGTAGCCTGAGTGAAGTTACTAAAACCTACATTAGAACTGCAAATGGGGTATTAATTACTGTTGTTGGTTCGGGCAATATTGAAATTTCCCATACTCTCCGGCCTAAGAATTGCTTATATGTGCCTACTCTATCTCAGAGATTGATGTCTATAAGTCTTGTCACGAAGGAGTTGAATTGTACTATGCTAATGCACCCTGATTTTTGTATCTTATAGGATATTCGGACCAAGAGGATTCTTCTacgtggcactgagaagcaaggactctactacgtggacgagatagctcatcATGATAGtgcaatgctggctcacgggtctacgaaacaagaaatttggctatggcaccgaagactaggacatcctTCTCCTGattattttaaacttattttTCCAAACCTTTCGATCCCTTCTGATTTTTCAtgtgagacttgtgttttggccaaaagccacagAAAATCTTTTAAGCTTTCCAATACTCGAATGAATTCAATTATTTCCTTAGTAcatgctgatgtttggggtcctgcaccAATTACTGGTGGgggtggttttcgatattttatgatatttattgatAATTGCACTATGAcgacttggatttattttttgaagcatAAGTCAGAGGTCATTGATAAGTTTATCTTGTTCTACAAAATGGTCCAAACACAATTCCACACTACAATCAAAACCCTTAGGTCAGATAatagtagggatgtcaatcgggtcgggccgtcgggttcgggccaaccctactcgggttgtgggtcaatcgggtgcgggctaatcgggttgtgatttctttcgggttataaaagctcagccctaaccctaaaagctcagGTTTCGGGttagcccaacgggttaatcgggttgctaccgataatattaacatgcgatcaatccaataaataattattaaaattactaatattcatacaatgtaaaacatttaattatgatatatttgagatatatgcttaaactcaatcttagacaagatcaaatattaatatttgagatatttcgtagaattttaatgcatgatttagaaatttaaatattttttttgtgaatttgaagtttttaatttatttatcaattattatatgagtaaaaattcaatatataatcgtatatttaatataaaattgatttttagttaaaattaatcaatgaaatgtcgaattaggagtaaaaaatagaataatagaaattttatcgaattttcgggccagcccatcgggttttcgggtttggccctaatgggttgcgggttaatcgggtgcagGCTAattgggttttgattttatcgggctagaaatttccaaccctaaccctataaatttggtgGACTATTCGGGCCATCTCACCGGTTACTGGCAATATTGGCATCCCTAGATAACAGGAGGGAATTCCTGAATAACCCTATGGCCCAATTCTGTAAAGAAAAAAGGCATGATTCATCAAACATCTTGTGCCTACACtcccgaacaaaatggggtagtagaaaggaaaaatagGACGATCTTGGAAATAACTCGTGCCCTAATGCTTGAATCAAAAGTCCCTAAACATTTCTGGCCCGGAGCTATAGCCACATCTGTCTTCCTCATGAGCCGATTACCACaaaaatcctcaacaaaaaaACCCCGCTTGATACCCTTTCTAAACTCACCAAAATTCCCCAATATTTGAACCTTTAACCCAAAGTCTTTAGTTGTACCGTCTATATTCATATTCCGAAGTATGAAAGAACCAAACTATCTCCATGTGCCTCCAAGTGTGTTTTCGTCGGTTATGTGATAAATCAAAAAGGTTATCGATGCTTTGACCCCCACACCAAGAAAGTTATCACCACCATGAATTGCAACTTTCTAGAAACCGAATTCTTTTACCACACCCATCTTAGTAGTCAGGGAGAGAGTAATCCGGGTAGTTCTGATTCTgcggactatctaagttgggttgtgtcATTGCCAAACTCTTCAATTGAGGGCCAAACAAATCCAGTTGTCACTACCGCCGAACAAGTCTCACCACAAGACTCATCTCACCCACTACCCTCTGATCCTCCTCAACCCATATCCGAGGTAACTTCTGAACTAAGTCCCGATGAGAATACAGTTTCTATTAACCATGATGATACAGAAGAGGAAGACAATACTATTTTTACAGTGATACTGGGAAATATGTACTTCCTCATCGGAGTATAAGAGGAGTCCCACCGAAGAGATAATCTCCCGAAAGGATTGGAAAGAAAAGCCGGTATGGGGTGGCAAATTTTGTGCAAGGAAATCTAACTAAGATGGCACGAGCATTTGAAGCTGCACTGCACTGTATGAGGAAGAGGAGATTCCACAGTCAGCGGAGGAAGCAATTAAACAcaagcattggagagaagctatgTTCACCGAGATGAGAGCACTAATGAAAAACAAGACTTGGGTGTAGATGAGTGTTCACGATAAAACGAAGGCCAGATGGTACGATAGCGAGATATAAGGCTCGGTTTGTGGTaaaaggatacactcagacttatggagtTGACTATGCTGAGACTTTTTCACCAGTAGCCAAGATCAACACAGTAAGGGTGTTGCTCTCGATTGCAGCCAACAAAGACTGGCCACTTCACCAATTTGATGTAACGAATGCATTCCTACATGGTGAATTGCCGAAGCCTGTTTATACGGAACCTCCTCCTGTGTTCACTGCAGAGTTTCAAGACGGGGAAGTTTATCAGCTAAAGAAGACATTGTACGGGTTGTTTGTTGAAACAGTCTCCAAGGGCATGGATTGGAAGATTCACAgaggtgatgaagaagtatggataTAAACAAAGTAACTCCGACCATACCCTATATCTCAAGAAGAAGAATGGCAAAATCACGTGCTTAATtatatatgtggatgatatgattatcacgGGGGACGATGAGGAAGAAATGGGCgagctaaggaagaatctgtttagtgagttcgagatgaaggacttggggcTACTCAAATATTTTTTGGGGATAGAAGTGTTGAGATCAAAGAAAGGAATTTTCATCAATCAGAGGAAATATGTATTAGATCTTTTGGCAGAGGTTGGGATGCAAGATTGCAAACCAGCAGACGCCCCAATGGTTCAGAATCATGGATTGCagataaaagaaaaagggaagCCGACGGACAGGGGACAATATCAGAGATTAGTCGAGAAGTTGATCTATTTGGTTCATATTAGGCCAGATATTGCTTATGGTGTGGGAGTAGTCAGTCAGTTCATCCATGCCCCGCAAGAAGAACACTGGGAAGCTATTCTGAGGATCGTTCGGTACTTGAAATGGACGTCCCAACATGGATTATTGTTTGAGAAACACGGGCACTAAGAGATACATGGATTCACTGCATGCAGACTGGGCGAGGAATCCGAATGACAAGAAGTCAACTGCAGGATATTTCACCTTTGTGGGGGGTAATCTCgtgacttggagaagcaagaaacaaaaggtggtgACACTCTCTAGTGCAGAAGCAGAGTTTCAGGGAATTAAGAGTGGACCGACTGAGTTGTTGTGGTTGAGAAAACTTATGAGAGAGTTGGATCTGTGCCCCACTCGATCGTGTTGACTTTTTTGTGATAATAAGGCAGCTATCAGTATATCGGAGAACCCGGTtcaacatgatcgaaccaaacatgtggaagtGGATCGACACTTTATTAAGGAGAACAGTGAAGCCAAGATAGTTGAAATGCCGTATGTCATGTCCGAAGATCAGCTGGCTGACATCTTGACGAAGGCCGTGAACTTGAACTCTTTTCGAGATGTATTgtgcaagttgagtatcggtaaccccattacttaacttgagggggagtgttagatgGAAATCTCGAGTAATTAGGAGGAAATCTCGAGTAATTAGGAGGATGATATTCCGTCATTATATTTACCAAGAATAGGAGATATGGAATTAATGTATATTAGGTTTAGCTTGTACAGTAGTGCTAGCCCTATATAATGATGTATATGTGTATATGTTTTTCAATAAGAAATACAAGAAAACTGTTCCCCCAATCTTTTATCAATTGGTTCAGATAAATTTTGATATTCCTATGACTTCTATCACTTATTAATTGtatatgtaaaaataaattttgtcCATTTCAATATATACCTCTTTATGGCTTCATTCAGGTCAGATTCTTCTTTATAGTTGAATGCATCATCAAACCCCAGTTTGTTCTTCAAAAGATCAACCTTGAACAaagtaatataaatataaataaattaactctaaaaaaacataaagtaaTTGCAATCTTCAAAATAAAACTGCTGCTTCAGTATGAAGATAATTGCTGAggttatttgtattttattaaaGTTAATGCACACCGAATACTTTAAACCTTGAATTAGAGTTTTCAATGTATAGTTACGCAGTATGTCAATTATCACTATTAAATTCCATATTCAATTAATCACCAACAAATTAAGCAAATTCaaattggaaaaagaaattggtggatgaattttaataaattaatttaaaagaataattaaaagacCTTATGTTGTGATCCTGCGCTTCCAACGACATAACACCCAAATAGCTTAGCGAATTGGCCAACTAGATATATAGATTATGGAAACCCTCTAATTATAAATATACACCATCTATTATATGGAAAGTTTGTGCACATTCTATGCAATATACATAGGTCCATCATTTCatgtatttaaaattattaaatcatATTTTCACTAAGCCATTTTACacgtaatttaattatactaattcATCTTACACTAAGATTTTTAGGAGATTACCTTTTTCTTCTTTATAAATACAGAAAAAGTAGACGAATAAAAATTGTAATTATAACTTCAAATTTGTTGgcattaaatactactccatataaattaaattaataatacaaaTGATTACTTAgtgtataaattaaataaaaatatatgggTAATTATATAGTGTTGACATTAACTGTAtgaatattatatattttgtgaaattaaaaaatatttaataaaataagataatttttaaaataaaaataataacaataataagatgattaaaaaattagttttattacattaatcatttttaatatagcatgataaagcaattaaatttaaaattttataaactagaactactattaaaaaaatgattgtcATTCCAGTACTATTTATATATCATGTGGGTAGGGGTgtaatcaattgctaactcaccccttaattgctaactacaactaatttaagaccatacgattttagaaatctagtggttTAAAATTTAccacgtgtaattttcgtttttattaattaaatcgaaaaatataaaaaaaactaacaaattagggtttttgatgAAAATGTCACTATactgttttgaaaatatcaacacaatgctttgagaatgtcaatatactattttgaaaatatcaacacaatgctttgagaatgtcaacacattgcaataatgacattctacatgtattacaTTGACATTcgacatgtattatattgacatattttatatacaatgttgacatttgttgctgtacgaaaaaattgaaaattttcggatttttttaaaattttgacatcggaacataggCAAGTGATATCTCGTTAGaattcttatgaaattatctttaatttgatatatgttgtgcgaaaaaataatttaaatctagaaagttatatgcattttaaagttatgagatatttttcaaaagttagttacaactaatttgttgtaaattgaccttaatacccttattgatgttttttgttgatcgtattgacattacggggctgatgatctagacccttgatttaaatatctaatggctattatttaattatacttagcaattaagtattgagttatcaatataacactcccctatGTGGGTAAATATACTATTTAGTGTTTATATATA
Coding sequences within:
- the LOC121773215 gene encoding 2-alkenal reductase (NADP(+)-dependent)-like gives rise to the protein MGEEISNKQVILSNYVETSVKESDMSLRTSKIQLKIPSGCDGAVFVKNLYLSIDPYILGRMKKRVPYLSSYTLDSPISGYGVSKVLDSSHPNFKTGELVWGFTDWEEYSLIKDPNILFKVHDKDLPLSYYTGILGMPGMTAYVGFFEFCSPKKGETVYVSAASGAVGQLIGQFAKTAGCYVVGSAGSKEKVGLLKNKLGFDEAFNYKEEQDYDAALKRYFPDGIDIYFDNVGGKMLEAVLNNMRLHGRVALCGMISQYNSLEQSEGVHNLFNVIIKRVRMEGFFTIDHYHLYPKFLEMVVPLINEEKITYVEDIAEGIESAPGALVGLFSGVNVGKQVVVVARE